The Vibrio echinoideorum DNA window GGGTTCGAACAAGCTTGGCTGTTGATCTATAGACCAGTTTAACAGACTCTTTATTTCAACCAATACATCTTGAGCACTCTGTACCAAACATGCGCCAGCTTTAATTAAGCTATTGCCTCCACGACTGGTTGGGCTATGGATCGAGCCTGGGAGCGCAAACACTTCCCTACCTTGTTCTAAGGCATAACGAGCCGTAATTAAAGAACCACTTTTTTCAGCCGCCTCAATAACTAATGTTCCCAAAGATAAGCCACTAATAATACGGTTACGACGAGGAAAATGTTCAGGTCTGGGTTTGGCGTCTGGACGGAACTCTGAAATCAACGCACCATTATCACAAATTCTATCGGCTAAATTTCTGTGTCGTGCTGGGTAGATAGAATCAAGACCTGAGCCTAATACGGCAAAGGTTTCTCCTCCTTTATCCAAAGCGCCATCATGAGCATAACCATCGATGCCTAGCGCTAACCCACTGGTTACAATCAAACCGTTTTGGACGAACTCTTTGGCGAAGGACTTCGCGGTTTGCAACCCTTCGAGACTGGCATTGCGACTGCCGACCATAGCGATTTGAGGCTCAATCAGTTTTTCAACGTGACCTTTAACGAAAAGCACGCTTGGCGCAGAGGCGGCCTCATTCAGCAGTTTGGGATAATGCGAGCAATTCGGGGTAATGATGTGATGGTTGGGTTGTCTTGCTTGCCATGCTAGGCAAGCCTCCACTTCTCTTGGGGCTTGCTCTCTTAAATAGGAGATTTGCTTAGCTGACAAGCCAATCGCTTGCAGTTGCGGGCTTGAGTAACCAACAATATTAGAAGGGGAATCGATACTCAGCAGGCGAGAAAGTCGCTTGCCACCCAATTGCGGAACAAAACTCAGCGTGAGCCAAGCGCTAAGTTGTTGCTCATTCACTCTGAGCCCTTAACTTGTTCCGTCAAAACAAGATCCACAGGC harbors:
- the dprA gene encoding DNA-processing protein DprA — its product is MNEQQLSAWLTLSFVPQLGGKRLSRLLSIDSPSNIVGYSSPQLQAIGLSAKQISYLREQAPREVEACLAWQARQPNHHIITPNCSHYPKLLNEAASAPSVLFVKGHVEKLIEPQIAMVGSRNASLEGLQTAKSFAKEFVQNGLIVTSGLALGIDGYAHDGALDKGGETFAVLGSGLDSIYPARHRNLADRICDNGALISEFRPDAKPRPEHFPRRNRIISGLSLGTLVIEAAEKSGSLITARYALEQGREVFALPGSIHSPTSRGGNSLIKAGACLVQSAQDVLVEIKSLLNWSIDQQPSLFEPSQSMGENEQLPFPQLFANVGLEATPVDILAQRTHIPVHEVMMQLLELELSGHVVAVSGGYIRKGRG